One window from the genome of Streptomyces sp. NBC_00708 encodes:
- a CDS encoding GNAT family N-acetyltransferase — MYPISRSSSRLGLRELAHEDVDAVLAIYGSPSATEHLSFEPRTREQVEQIVSRSIASATRTPRTEYALAVVRRDTDELIGFGRIAADPHQPRGAPVGFALRPDTWGAGLGLETVRLLLGFGFETLDLHRIWGARGPLNEASAKTLAAAGMTEEGMIREHILKAGRWRDSIVHAMLDREWQA; from the coding sequence ATGTACCCGATCAGCCGATCCAGCTCCCGCCTCGGCCTGCGTGAACTCGCCCACGAGGACGTCGACGCGGTACTGGCCATCTACGGCAGCCCGTCGGCCACCGAGCATCTCTCCTTCGAGCCGCGCACGCGCGAGCAAGTCGAGCAGATCGTGTCCCGGTCCATCGCCTCGGCGACAAGAACGCCTCGTACCGAGTACGCGCTGGCCGTCGTACGGCGGGACACGGACGAGCTGATCGGGTTCGGCCGCATCGCCGCCGACCCCCATCAACCGCGGGGCGCCCCGGTCGGCTTCGCTCTGCGGCCCGATACCTGGGGAGCCGGTCTCGGCCTCGAAACGGTGCGGCTGCTCCTCGGTTTCGGGTTCGAGACGCTGGACCTTCACCGCATCTGGGGCGCGCGGGGCCCGCTCAACGAGGCTTCGGCGAAGACCTTGGCCGCGGCGGGGATGACCGAGGAAGGGATGATCCGCGAGCACATCCTCAAGGCCGGCCGATGGCGCGACTCCATCGTCCACGCCATGCTCGACCGTGAATGGCAGGCGTAA
- a CDS encoding NAD(P)/FAD-dependent oxidoreductase codes for MSTTERPRILVVGGGYVGLYAARRILKKMRYGEATVTVVDPRSYMTYQPFLPEAAAGSISPRHVVVPLRRVLPKAEVLTGRVTTIDQDRKVATVAPLVGEAYELPFDYLVIALGAVSRTFPIPGLAEQGIGMKGIEEAIGLRNHVLEQLDKADSTTDEDVRRRALTFVFVGGGFAGAETIGEVEDMARDAAKYYTNVKREDMRFILVDAADKILPEVGPKLGTWGREHLESRGVEVFLSTSMDSCVDGHVVLKNGLEVDSNTIVWTAGVKPNPALARFGLPLGPRGHVDTTEKLQVQGTDYIWAAGDNAQVPDMVGRKAGNPNAWCPPNAQHALRQAKVLGDNVISGMRGFPQGDYSHANKGAVAGLGLHKGVAMIVMGKMKIKLKGRLAWYMHRGYHGMAMPTWNRKIRIFADWTLAMFLKREVVSLGAMETPREEFYEAAKPAPAPAAAKPVGEKAKAS; via the coding sequence ATGAGCACCACGGAGCGTCCCAGGATCCTCGTAGTAGGCGGTGGGTACGTAGGCCTGTACGCAGCTCGGCGCATCCTCAAGAAGATGCGCTACGGCGAGGCGACCGTCACGGTCGTCGACCCCCGGTCGTACATGACCTACCAGCCCTTCCTCCCCGAAGCTGCTGCCGGCAGCATCTCGCCTCGGCATGTCGTCGTCCCGCTGCGACGCGTCCTGCCGAAGGCCGAGGTTCTCACCGGCCGTGTCACCACCATCGACCAGGACCGCAAGGTCGCCACGGTCGCGCCGCTCGTCGGCGAGGCCTATGAGCTGCCCTTCGACTACCTGGTGATCGCGCTCGGCGCGGTCTCCCGTACCTTCCCGATCCCCGGCCTCGCCGAGCAGGGCATCGGTATGAAGGGCATCGAGGAGGCCATCGGCCTGCGCAACCACGTTCTCGAACAGCTCGACAAGGCCGACTCGACGACGGACGAGGACGTCCGCCGCCGGGCCCTCACCTTCGTCTTCGTGGGCGGCGGGTTCGCCGGTGCGGAGACCATCGGCGAGGTCGAGGACATGGCCCGCGACGCGGCGAAGTACTACACCAACGTGAAGCGCGAGGACATGCGCTTCATCCTGGTCGACGCCGCCGACAAGATCCTTCCCGAGGTCGGCCCGAAGCTGGGCACCTGGGGCCGGGAGCACCTGGAGTCCCGTGGCGTCGAGGTCTTCCTCTCGACCTCCATGGACTCCTGCGTCGACGGCCACGTGGTGCTGAAGAACGGCCTGGAGGTCGACTCCAACACCATCGTGTGGACCGCCGGTGTGAAGCCGAACCCGGCGCTGGCCCGCTTCGGCCTGCCGCTCGGCCCCCGCGGTCACGTGGACACCACCGAGAAGCTCCAGGTGCAGGGCACCGACTACATCTGGGCCGCCGGCGACAACGCCCAGGTCCCGGACATGGTCGGCCGCAAGGCCGGCAACCCCAACGCCTGGTGCCCGCCGAACGCCCAGCACGCGCTGCGTCAGGCCAAGGTCCTCGGTGACAACGTCATCTCCGGGATGCGCGGCTTCCCGCAGGGCGACTACAGCCACGCCAACAAGGGCGCGGTCGCCGGTCTCGGCCTGCACAAGGGCGTGGCCATGATCGTCATGGGCAAGATGAAGATCAAGCTCAAGGGCCGCCTCGCCTGGTACATGCACCGTGGCTACCACGGCATGGCGATGCCGACCTGGAACCGCAAGATCCGGATCTTCGCGGACTGGACCCTGGCGATGTTCCTCAAGCGCGAGGTCGTCTCGCTCGGCGCCATGGAGACGCCGCGCGAGGAGTTCTACGAGGCCGCCAAGCCGGCCCCCGCGCCGGCCGCCGCCAAGCCGGTGGGCGAGAAGGCCAAGGCCTCCTAG
- a CDS encoding cyclopropane-fatty-acyl-phospholipid synthase family protein, which yields MADAASRLTALAQELLGEPLPVRVRAWDGSESGPPGAPVLVIRNRRALRRLLWKPGELGLARAWVAGELDIEGDLYEALDLMAGLVWERGADVRGGLRALREPRVRAAVKDLLKLSGPWYPPPPPPEEVRRRGGTLHTRRRDKEAISHHYDVGNDFYELVLGPSMVYSCAYWEDAGTLESAQRDKLDLVCRKLALKEGDRLLDVGCGWGSMAIHAAREYGARVTGVTLSAEQAAYARKRIADEGLTDRVEIRVQDYRDVRDGPYDAISSIGMAEHVGSVRYREYADDLYALLKPGGRFLNHQIGRRPEKDESAYEIDAFIDAYVFPDGELAPVGRTLAILEEAGFEARDVEALREHYALTLRRWVANLEHHWARAVRLVSPGRARVWRLYMAASALSFERNRIGVNQILAVRPEEEGSSRMPLRARAWKADATG from the coding sequence ATGGCAGACGCCGCATCGCGGCTGACCGCTCTCGCCCAGGAGTTGCTGGGAGAACCCCTACCGGTCCGCGTCCGGGCCTGGGACGGCAGCGAATCCGGACCGCCCGGCGCCCCCGTCCTCGTCATCAGGAACCGCCGGGCCCTGCGCCGGCTGCTGTGGAAGCCCGGCGAACTCGGCCTGGCCCGCGCCTGGGTGGCCGGCGAACTCGACATCGAGGGGGACCTGTACGAGGCCCTGGACCTGATGGCCGGGCTCGTCTGGGAGCGCGGCGCCGATGTGCGCGGCGGCCTCCGGGCTCTGCGCGAGCCCCGGGTGCGGGCCGCGGTGAAGGACCTGCTGAAGCTGTCCGGGCCGTGGTACCCGCCCCCGCCGCCGCCCGAGGAGGTACGCCGCCGCGGCGGCACCCTGCACACCAGACGCCGCGACAAGGAGGCCATCAGCCACCACTACGACGTGGGCAACGACTTCTACGAACTGGTTCTGGGACCGTCCATGGTCTACTCCTGCGCCTACTGGGAGGACGCCGGAACCCTGGAGAGCGCCCAGCGCGACAAGCTCGACCTGGTCTGCCGCAAGCTGGCGCTCAAGGAGGGCGACCGGCTGCTGGACGTCGGCTGCGGTTGGGGCTCCATGGCCATCCACGCCGCCCGCGAGTACGGCGCCCGCGTCACCGGCGTGACCCTCTCGGCCGAACAGGCCGCCTACGCCCGCAAGCGCATCGCCGACGAGGGCCTCACCGACCGCGTCGAGATCCGGGTGCAGGACTACCGGGATGTCAGGGACGGCCCGTACGACGCCATCTCGTCCATCGGCATGGCGGAGCACGTCGGCTCCGTCCGCTACCGCGAGTACGCCGACGACCTCTACGCCCTCCTCAAGCCCGGCGGGCGCTTCCTCAACCACCAGATCGGCCGCCGGCCGGAGAAGGACGAGTCCGCCTACGAGATCGACGCGTTCATCGACGCCTATGTCTTCCCGGACGGGGAACTGGCCCCGGTCGGCCGGACCCTCGCGATCCTGGAGGAGGCCGGCTTCGAGGCCCGGGACGTCGAGGCGCTGCGCGAGCACTACGCGCTGACCCTGCGCCGCTGGGTCGCCAACCTGGAGCACCACTGGGCGCGCGCCGTGAGGCTGGTCTCGCCCGGCCGGGCCCGCGTCTGGCGGCTGTACATGGCCGCCTCCGCGCTCTCCTTCGAGCGCAACCGGATCGGCGTCAACCAGATCCTCGCGGTCCGCCCCGAGGAGGAGGGCTCCTCCCGGATGCCGCTGCGCGCCCGCGCCTGGAAGGCCGACGCGACCGGCTGA
- a CDS encoding septum formation initiator family protein: MAAKDRDRFSTATRLRLLGEQTAARVYRSQNRRQARRSRLTGRAAFLALVVCSLVVALAYPMRQYVSQRDEIADQQRLAREAEARTEELRDEKARLQDDAYIKRLAREHLHYLLPGETGYTVADPDAVEERNGKPSGTDRPWHSNLWDGVDSADRG; encoded by the coding sequence ATGGCCGCGAAGGACCGGGACCGGTTCTCCACCGCGACCCGGCTGCGGCTGCTCGGTGAGCAGACCGCCGCCCGCGTCTACCGGTCCCAGAACCGCCGGCAGGCCCGCCGCTCCCGGCTCACCGGCCGGGCCGCCTTTCTGGCCCTGGTCGTCTGCTCGCTGGTCGTCGCCCTCGCGTATCCGATGCGGCAGTACGTGTCGCAGCGCGACGAGATCGCCGACCAGCAGCGGCTGGCGCGGGAGGCCGAGGCGCGCACCGAGGAGCTGCGGGACGAGAAGGCCCGGCTCCAGGACGACGCGTACATCAAGCGGCTGGCCCGCGAGCACCTGCACTACCTTCTTCCCGGGGAGACCGGCTACACCGTGGCCGACCCCGACGCGGTCGAGGAGCGCAACGGGAAGCCGTCCGGGACGGACCGGCCGTGGCACTCCAACCTGTGGGACGGCGTGGACAGCGCCGACCGCGGCTGA
- a CDS encoding DUF501 domain-containing protein has protein sequence METPPPQTESTAPTDADIAAFQQQLGRPPRGLRAIAHRCPCGNPDVVETQPRLEDGTPFPTTYYLTCPRAASAIGTLEANGVMKEMTERLGTDPELAAAYRAAHEDYIARRDAIEVLEGFPSAGGMPDRVKCLHVLVGHSLAAGPGVNPLGDEAIAMLPEWWRKGPCVSPCGEQGTDEG, from the coding sequence ATGGAAACGCCCCCTCCCCAGACCGAGTCCACCGCCCCCACCGACGCGGACATCGCCGCGTTCCAGCAGCAGCTGGGGCGCCCGCCGCGCGGGCTGCGCGCCATCGCGCACCGCTGTCCGTGCGGCAACCCGGACGTGGTCGAGACACAGCCCCGGCTGGAGGACGGCACGCCGTTCCCGACGACGTACTACCTGACGTGCCCGCGCGCGGCGTCCGCGATCGGCACGCTGGAGGCGAACGGGGTCATGAAGGAGATGACCGAGCGCCTGGGCACGGACCCGGAACTGGCGGCGGCCTACCGGGCGGCGCACGAGGACTACATCGCGCGGCGCGACGCCATCGAGGTGCTGGAGGGCTTCCCGAGCGCCGGCGGCATGCCGGACCGGGTCAAGTGCCTGCATGTGCTCGTCGGTCACTCGCTCGCGGCGGGGCCCGGTGTGAACCCGCTGGGGGACGAGGCGATCGCGATGCTCCCGGAGTGGTGGCGCAAGGGGCCGTGCGTGTCGCCGTGCGGCGAGCAGGGTACGGACGAGGGCTGA
- a CDS encoding DUF4259 domain-containing protein, with translation MGTWGAGNFDSDTAADHLSGLVDRLVGRVTEAMAGDPVGIEPDEYDGVAVPCDLELLLLLHERGWVGVTLPAPEVVRQWRDAYMAVWERSIDGLEPVDGFKDERRAVLRGTFDRLAEAAGER, from the coding sequence ATGGGGACCTGGGGTGCGGGGAACTTCGACAGTGATACGGCGGCGGATCATCTTTCCGGTCTTGTGGACCGGCTCGTCGGCCGGGTGACCGAGGCCATGGCCGGTGATCCGGTGGGGATCGAGCCCGATGAGTACGACGGAGTGGCCGTCCCCTGCGATCTGGAGCTGCTCCTCCTCCTGCACGAGCGCGGCTGGGTGGGCGTGACACTGCCCGCGCCGGAGGTGGTCCGGCAGTGGCGGGACGCGTACATGGCGGTGTGGGAGCGGAGCATCGACGGTCTGGAGCCTGTCGACGGGTTCAAGGACGAGCGGCGGGCCGTGCTGAGGGGCACCTTCGACCGGCTGGCGGAGGCCGCCGGGGAGCGGTAG
- a CDS encoding ABC transporter ATP-binding protein, giving the protein MTTMSTAHRATAVAARATELSKVYGEGETRVTALDRVTVDFPQGEFTAIMGPSGSGKSTLMHCVAGLDSFSSGSVRIGETELGSLKDKQLTQLRRDKIGFIFQAFNLLPTLTALENITLPMDIAGRKPNQEWLHRVIDMVGLSDRLKHRPTELSGGQQQRVAVARALASQPEIIFGDEPTGNLDSRSGAEVLGFLRNSVRELGQTVVMVTHDPVAASYADRVIFLADGAIVDQMIGPTADGVLDRMKAFDAKGRTS; this is encoded by the coding sequence GTGACCACCATGTCCACCGCTCACCGCGCCACCGCGGTGGCCGCCCGCGCCACGGAACTGTCCAAGGTCTACGGCGAGGGCGAGACCCGGGTGACCGCTCTCGACCGGGTCACCGTGGACTTCCCGCAGGGCGAGTTCACCGCGATCATGGGCCCGTCGGGCTCCGGCAAGTCCACGCTGATGCACTGTGTGGCCGGCCTCGACAGCTTCAGCAGCGGTTCGGTGCGCATCGGCGAGACGGAACTGGGCTCGCTCAAGGACAAGCAGCTCACGCAGCTGCGCCGGGACAAGATCGGCTTCATCTTCCAGGCGTTCAACCTGCTGCCGACGCTCACCGCCCTGGAGAACATCACGCTCCCGATGGACATCGCGGGCCGCAAGCCGAACCAGGAGTGGCTGCACCGGGTCATCGACATGGTGGGCCTCTCCGACCGGCTGAAGCACCGCCCCACCGAGCTCTCCGGCGGTCAGCAGCAGCGCGTGGCGGTGGCCCGCGCCCTGGCCTCGCAGCCCGAGATCATCTTCGGGGACGAGCCGACCGGAAACCTGGACTCCCGCTCCGGCGCCGAGGTCCTGGGCTTCCTGCGCAACTCCGTGCGCGAACTGGGCCAGACCGTGGTGATGGTGACCCACGACCCGGTCGCCGCCTCCTACGCGGACCGGGTCATCTTCCTGGCGGACGGGGCGATCGTCGACCAGATGATCGGCCCGACCGCCGACGGGGTGCTGGACCGGATGAAGGCGTTCGACGCCAAGGGCCGCACCAGCTGA
- a CDS encoding ABC transporter permease: MFRTALRNVLAHKARLLMTILAVMLGVAFVSGTLVFTDTLGNAFRNQSAKSYDDIAVAVTTYADQRDEKSRAIDEATLEKIRGLDGVAAATGRVDGFAGVADPDGKLIGNGWSNSGSNFAPGKDGKDTAYTFTDGSGPTEAGSIALDRDTADKGEYKVGDTVRVATNGPVKEYTLSGVFTTEDGAVNAGGSLVLFDTPVAQKLFLRPGEYKDVSVTAKPGASDRKLLAAVKPLLPKDAEAKTGKARADEQAKQIENGLGNLNKLLLAFAGVALFVGIFLIANTFTMLVAQRTKELALMRAVGASRRQVKRSVLLEAAVVGLIASVVGFALGLGLATGLRSAMSLIGGKIPAGPLVVAPLTVVAAFAVGVLITVLAAWLPARRAAKIPPVAAMNSAHAVATVKSLVLRNTIGGIITLLGAAAIVGGAAQAGSNGQLLIAGGAFLALIGVIVLIPLLSRPVIALVRPLLRRLFGVSGKLAAQNAVRNPRRTGATASALAIGLTLVTGISVLGVTLGQAVDKVTTDNIKADYMVSMASGDALDESALTALEKAEGVTAVSPQQAIWLTVGGQGVSASGVTPGDVQQVLTVDTVAGSLDTLEKGGIAVAEKTAKSHGWKPGDTVSVTYDDKKKGTLKIGALYKDNEFLSPVLIPRATVAPHEGKGDIREIWVKTEGGASAAHEQALVDALGDNPGMSIMDRQAIRDMFGGGVNLAMNIMYGLLGMALIIAVLGVVNTLAMSVFERQQEIGMLRAIGLDRRRVKRMIRLEAVVISLFGAVVGIGLGLFLGWAIGQTVAKEIPQYVLVVPWGRIAVFLLLAGAVGVLAALWPARSAARLNMLTAIKTE, encoded by the coding sequence ATGTTCCGTACCGCCCTGCGCAATGTGCTCGCGCACAAGGCCAGGCTGCTGATGACGATCCTCGCCGTGATGCTCGGCGTGGCCTTCGTCTCCGGCACGCTGGTCTTCACCGACACCCTCGGCAACGCCTTCCGCAACCAGTCGGCCAAGAGCTACGACGACATCGCCGTCGCCGTCACCACCTATGCCGACCAGCGCGACGAGAAGTCCCGTGCCATCGACGAGGCCACCCTGGAGAAGATCCGGGGCCTGGACGGCGTGGCCGCCGCCACCGGCCGGGTCGACGGCTTCGCCGGGGTCGCCGACCCCGACGGCAAGCTCATCGGCAACGGCTGGTCCAACAGCGGCTCCAACTTCGCCCCCGGCAAGGACGGCAAGGACACCGCGTACACCTTCACCGACGGCTCGGGCCCCACCGAGGCCGGCAGCATCGCGCTGGACCGGGACACCGCGGACAAGGGCGAGTACAAGGTCGGCGACACGGTGCGCGTCGCCACCAACGGGCCGGTGAAGGAGTACACCCTGTCCGGGGTCTTCACCACCGAGGACGGCGCGGTCAACGCCGGCGGCAGCCTGGTCCTCTTCGACACCCCCGTCGCGCAGAAGCTGTTCCTGCGGCCGGGCGAGTACAAGGACGTCTCCGTCACCGCGAAGCCCGGCGCCTCCGACCGGAAGCTGCTGGCCGCGGTGAAGCCGCTGCTGCCGAAGGACGCCGAGGCCAAGACCGGAAAGGCCCGCGCGGACGAGCAGGCCAAGCAGATCGAGAACGGCCTCGGCAACCTCAACAAGCTGCTCCTGGCCTTCGCCGGGGTCGCCCTCTTCGTCGGCATCTTCCTGATCGCCAACACCTTCACCATGCTGGTCGCCCAGCGCACCAAGGAGCTGGCCCTGATGCGGGCCGTCGGCGCCTCCCGCCGTCAGGTCAAGCGCTCGGTGCTCCTGGAGGCCGCCGTGGTCGGCCTCATCGCCTCCGTGGTCGGCTTCGCCCTGGGCCTCGGCCTCGCGACCGGGCTGCGCTCCGCGATGAGCCTGATCGGCGGCAAGATCCCGGCCGGGCCGCTGGTGGTCGCCCCGCTCACGGTCGTCGCCGCGTTCGCGGTCGGCGTCCTGATCACCGTCCTGGCCGCCTGGCTGCCCGCCCGCCGGGCCGCGAAGATCCCCCCGGTCGCCGCGATGAACAGCGCGCACGCGGTGGCCACGGTCAAGTCCCTGGTCCTGCGCAACACCATCGGCGGCATCATCACGCTGCTCGGTGCCGCGGCGATCGTCGGCGGCGCGGCACAGGCCGGGTCCAACGGTCAGCTGCTCATCGCGGGCGGCGCGTTCCTGGCGCTGATCGGCGTCATCGTCCTCATCCCGCTGCTGTCCCGCCCGGTGATCGCCCTGGTCCGCCCGCTCCTGCGCCGGCTGTTCGGGGTCTCCGGCAAGCTCGCCGCGCAGAACGCGGTCCGCAACCCCCGGCGCACCGGCGCCACCGCCTCCGCGCTGGCGATCGGCCTCACCCTCGTCACCGGCATCTCGGTCCTCGGCGTCACCCTCGGCCAGGCGGTCGACAAGGTCACGACGGACAACATCAAGGCCGACTACATGGTCTCGATGGCCAGCGGTGACGCGCTCGACGAGTCCGCGCTGACCGCCCTGGAGAAGGCCGAGGGCGTCACCGCCGTCTCGCCCCAGCAGGCCATCTGGCTGACGGTGGGCGGCCAGGGCGTCTCGGCGTCCGGTGTCACCCCGGGCGACGTGCAGCAGGTGCTCACCGTCGACACCGTCGCGGGCTCCCTGGACACCCTGGAGAAGGGCGGGATCGCGGTCGCCGAGAAGACCGCGAAGTCGCACGGCTGGAAGCCCGGGGACACCGTCTCCGTCACGTACGACGACAAGAAGAAGGGCACGCTGAAGATCGGCGCGCTCTACAAGGACAACGAGTTCCTCTCGCCGGTCCTCATCCCCCGCGCGACCGTCGCCCCGCACGAGGGCAAGGGCGACATCCGCGAGATCTGGGTGAAGACGGAGGGCGGCGCAAGCGCGGCCCACGAGCAGGCGCTGGTGGACGCGCTGGGCGACAACCCGGGCATGAGCATCATGGACCGTCAGGCCATCCGGGACATGTTCGGCGGCGGCGTCAACCTCGCGATGAACATCATGTACGGCCTGCTCGGCATGGCCCTGATCATCGCGGTGCTCGGGGTCGTCAACACCCTGGCCATGTCGGTGTTCGAGCGCCAGCAGGAGATCGGCATGCTGCGGGCGATCGGCCTGGACCGTCGCCGGGTGAAGCGGATGATCCGGCTCGAAGCGGTGGTGATCTCGCTCTTCGGCGCGGTGGTCGGCATCGGGCTCGGACTGTTCCTCGGCTGGGCGATCGGGCAGACCGTCGCCAAGGAGATCCCGCAGTACGTGCTGGTCGTGCCGTGGGGCCGGATCGCGGTCTTCCTGCTGCTCGCCGGTGCGGTGGGTGTGCTGGCCGCCCTGTGGCCGGCCCGCAGCGCCGCCAGGCTCAACATGCTGACGGCCATCAAGACCGAATAG
- a CDS encoding Ppx/GppA family phosphatase — protein sequence MTRVAAIDCGTNSIRLLIAEADPVTGELVEFARRMEIVRLGQDVDRTGRLAPEALERTFAACRQYAELIEEHGAEKVRFVATSASRDAENRDDFVRGVRDILGVGPEVISGDQEAAFSFDGATKELTGRDDLAKPYLVVDIGGGSTEFVVGDDRVRAARSVDIGCVRMTERHLVRDGVVSDPPSAEGAEAIRADVAAALDLAEETVPITSAATLVGLAGTVTTVAAIALGLEEYDSEAIHHSRVSLEQVREITARLLASTHAERAAIGAMHPGRVDVIASGALILQAVMERTGTREVVVSEHDILDGIAWSLA from the coding sequence ATGACGCGCGTGGCCGCCATCGACTGCGGTACCAACTCGATCCGTCTGCTGATCGCGGAGGCCGATCCGGTCACGGGGGAGCTCGTCGAGTTCGCCCGGCGGATGGAGATCGTCCGGCTGGGGCAGGACGTCGACCGGACCGGCCGGCTCGCCCCGGAGGCGCTGGAGCGTACGTTCGCCGCCTGCCGGCAGTACGCGGAGCTGATCGAGGAGCACGGCGCCGAGAAGGTCCGCTTCGTGGCCACCTCCGCCTCCCGGGACGCGGAGAACCGGGACGACTTCGTGCGCGGGGTGCGGGACATCCTGGGCGTCGGGCCCGAGGTGATCAGCGGTGACCAGGAGGCCGCGTTCTCGTTCGACGGGGCCACCAAGGAGCTGACCGGGCGCGACGACCTGGCGAAGCCGTACCTGGTCGTGGACATCGGCGGCGGCTCCACCGAGTTCGTGGTGGGCGACGACCGGGTGCGGGCCGCCCGGTCCGTGGACATCGGCTGCGTCCGTATGACGGAGCGCCACCTCGTGCGCGACGGTGTGGTGAGCGACCCGCCCTCCGCCGAGGGGGCCGAGGCGATCCGCGCGGATGTGGCCGCCGCCCTGGACCTGGCCGAGGAGACCGTCCCGATCACCTCGGCGGCCACGCTCGTCGGTCTGGCGGGGACGGTCACCACGGTGGCCGCGATCGCGCTGGGCCTGGAGGAGTACGACTCCGAGGCGATCCACCACTCCCGGGTCTCCCTGGAGCAGGTCCGGGAGATCACCGCGCGCCTTCTGGCCTCGACCCACGCGGAGCGCGCCGCGATCGGTGCGATGCATCCGGGCCGGGTCGATGTGATCGCGTCCGGGGCGCTGATCCTCCAGGCCGTGATGGAGCGGACCGGGACACGCGAGGTCGTGGTGAGCGAACACGACATTCTGGACGGAATCGCCTGGTCCCTGGCCTGA
- a CDS encoding DinB family protein: MTDTDPYKHDLWLYLQDARDAFLWKLDGLGEYDVRRPLTPTGTNLLGLVKHVTGAEAFYLGTAFGRPVDAPGLWITGDAEPNADLWATPDETREEITGRYRRVWAHSDATVEAFGLDAVGRLPGEDGGEGPALSLHRVLVHLVAETQRHAGHADVVRELIDGAAGLRRGSGDMAPGDEAWWRGHRERVEGAAREAGARAAG; this comes from the coding sequence ATGACCGATACGGATCCGTACAAGCACGACCTGTGGCTCTACCTCCAGGACGCCCGTGACGCCTTTCTCTGGAAGCTCGACGGGCTCGGTGAGTACGACGTCCGGCGTCCTCTCACGCCCACCGGGACCAATCTGCTCGGGCTCGTCAAGCATGTGACCGGGGCCGAGGCGTTCTATCTCGGGACCGCCTTCGGGCGGCCCGTCGACGCGCCGGGGCTGTGGATCACCGGGGACGCCGAGCCCAACGCCGACCTGTGGGCGACGCCCGACGAGACGCGCGAGGAGATCACCGGGCGGTACCGGCGGGTGTGGGCGCACTCCGACGCGACCGTCGAGGCGTTCGGGCTGGACGCGGTGGGGCGGCTGCCCGGGGAGGACGGGGGTGAGGGGCCCGCGCTGTCGCTCCACCGCGTCCTCGTCCATCTCGTCGCCGAGACCCAGCGCCATGCCGGGCACGCCGATGTCGTCCGGGAGCTGATCGACGGGGCCGCGGGGCTGCGGCGGGGGAGCGGGGACATGGCGCCCGGTGACGAGGCATGGTGGCGCGGCCACCGGGAACGTGTGGAGGGCGCGGCCCGGGAAGCGGGCGCACGTGCCGCGGGGTGA
- a CDS encoding Bax inhibitor-1/YccA family protein: MRSSNPVFSRRGFSRDNGYAGFNAPQAGAPAAGANPYAQGTAPNPYATNPYAPTGAPAPARTGAMTIDDVVTRTAMTLGTVVLGAALAWALLPVDEANLNKSYGIAIGAAIIAFVLSLVQSFKRKPVPALILAYAAFEGVFLGVISSAVSTYIGPGVVMQAVLGTMCVFAGVLLAYKMRWIRVTRRFYGFVMAAAMGFLLLMVVNLLFAAFGGGDGLGFRSGGLGILFGVIGIILGACFLALDFKQVEDGIAYGAPREESWLAAFGLTMTLVWIYLEMLRLLSILSGDD; encoded by the coding sequence ATGAGGAGCAGCAACCCGGTCTTCTCGCGACGGGGCTTCAGCCGCGACAACGGTTACGCGGGCTTCAACGCGCCGCAGGCCGGGGCCCCCGCAGCGGGTGCCAACCCGTACGCACAGGGCACCGCCCCGAACCCGTACGCGACGAACCCCTACGCCCCCACGGGCGCCCCCGCGCCGGCCCGTACCGGTGCGATGACCATCGACGACGTCGTCACGCGCACGGCGATGACGCTGGGCACGGTCGTGCTCGGCGCCGCGCTCGCCTGGGCGCTGCTGCCGGTCGACGAGGCGAACCTCAACAAGTCGTACGGCATCGCCATCGGCGCGGCGATCATCGCGTTCGTGCTGTCGCTCGTCCAGTCCTTCAAGCGCAAGCCCGTACCCGCGCTGATCCTGGCGTACGCCGCCTTCGAGGGTGTGTTCCTCGGCGTCATCTCCAGCGCGGTCAGCACGTACATCGGGCCGGGCGTCGTGATGCAGGCGGTGCTGGGCACCATGTGTGTCTTCGCCGGTGTGCTGCTGGCGTACAAGATGCGCTGGATCCGTGTCACCCGCCGCTTCTACGGCTTCGTGATGGCCGCCGCCATGGGCTTCCTGCTCCTGATGGTGGTCAACCTGCTGTTCGCCGCCTTCGGTGGCGGTGACGGCCTCGGCTTCCGCAGCGGTGGCCTGGGCATCCTGTTCGGTGTCATCGGCATCATCCTCGGCGCCTGCTTCCTGGCCCTCGACTTCAAGCAGGTCGAGGACGGCATCGCGTACGGCGCGCCGCGCGAGGAGTCCTGGCTGGCCGCCTTCGGTCTGACCATGACCCTGGTATGGATCTACCTGGAGATGCTGCGCCTGCTCTCCATCCTCAGCGGCGACGACTGA